In Achromobacter xylosoxidans A8, a single window of DNA contains:
- the hutG gene encoding N-formylglutamate deformylase, with amino-acid sequence MSDIYQFSRGTAPLLISIPHLGSMIPDSQRAQMTPLGLQSGDTDWHLDTLYQFAEALGASVIGARYSRYVVDLNRPPNDESLYPGQTKTGLCPTQTFRGDALYRNEAVLTDAEREHRLQTYWKPYHAKLCEEIDRIKAEHGTVLLWEAHSIASVLPRLFEGKLPDLNIGTADSAACAPDILATVESRLRDNSAYTWAVNGRFKGGYITRHYGKPADNVHAIQLEMCQSTYMDETHPYAYRPELADKVIPLVESMVQSALTQTTARQR; translated from the coding sequence TTGAGCGACATCTATCAATTCAGCCGCGGCACGGCGCCGCTGCTGATCTCCATTCCCCACCTGGGCAGCATGATTCCCGACTCGCAGCGCGCGCAGATGACGCCGCTGGGCCTGCAATCGGGCGATACCGACTGGCATCTGGACACGCTGTACCAGTTCGCCGAGGCGCTGGGCGCGTCGGTCATCGGCGCGCGCTATTCGCGCTACGTGGTGGACCTGAACCGCCCACCCAACGATGAAAGCCTGTATCCCGGCCAGACCAAGACCGGCCTGTGCCCGACCCAGACGTTTCGTGGCGACGCTCTCTACCGCAACGAAGCCGTCCTGACCGACGCCGAGCGCGAACACCGGCTGCAGACCTACTGGAAGCCCTACCACGCCAAGCTGTGCGAGGAAATCGACCGCATCAAGGCTGAACACGGCACCGTGCTGCTGTGGGAAGCGCACTCGATCGCCAGCGTGCTGCCGCGCCTGTTCGAAGGCAAACTACCCGACCTGAACATCGGCACGGCCGACAGCGCAGCCTGCGCGCCCGATATCCTGGCAACAGTCGAAAGCCGGCTGCGCGACAACTCCGCCTACACCTGGGCGGTGAACGGCCGCTTCAAGGGCGGCTACATCACGCGCCACTACGGCAAGCCCGCGGACAACGTCCACGCGATCCAGCTGGAAATGTGCCAGTCCACCTACATGGACGAAACCCATCCCTACGCCTATCGGCCCGAACTGGCGGACAAGGTCATCCCGCTGGTCGAAAGCATGGTGCAGTCGGCGTTGACGCAGACTACGGCGCGCCAGCGCTAA
- a CDS encoding LysR family transcriptional regulator — MHNSPYPAARLDHIGDLLAFVRVADTQSFTAAAAKLGLSRSAIGKCIARLELGLGARLLHRSTRSVSLSDEGSVFYEHAQRILSEVDNATDAMASRKQAPRGRLRIDLPVSLGRLHIMPLLRDYLRDWPEVEADVSFSDDYIDLVRDGVDVAIRIGGETDSRLVRRVLAPHRLIACAAPGYLDRHGAPATPDDLASHQTLAYTHAGALVPWRFAVNGQERAVHVAGRMRLGNTEALRDAALAGEGIAQLGAFLVGEDLRAGRLTPVLESVAPAGAPVCAVYPHRRHLAPKVRVLIDAIASKWSGGAPWASDAAPPRP, encoded by the coding sequence GTGCACAATTCACCCTACCCGGCCGCCCGCCTGGACCACATAGGCGACCTGCTCGCGTTTGTCCGCGTGGCCGACACGCAAAGCTTCACCGCCGCGGCCGCAAAGCTGGGTCTGTCGCGTTCGGCCATCGGCAAGTGCATCGCGCGCCTGGAACTCGGCCTGGGCGCGCGCTTGCTTCATCGCAGCACGCGCAGCGTCAGTCTCAGCGACGAAGGCAGCGTCTTTTACGAACACGCGCAGCGCATCCTGTCCGAGGTGGACAACGCCACCGACGCCATGGCCAGCCGCAAGCAGGCGCCGCGCGGCCGGCTGCGCATCGACCTGCCGGTGTCGCTGGGGCGCTTGCACATCATGCCGCTGTTGCGCGACTACCTGCGGGACTGGCCCGAGGTCGAGGCGGACGTCAGCTTTTCCGACGACTACATCGACCTGGTGCGCGACGGCGTGGACGTGGCCATCCGCATCGGCGGCGAAACCGACAGCAGGCTGGTGCGGCGGGTGTTGGCCCCGCACCGCCTGATCGCCTGCGCTGCGCCCGGCTACCTGGACCGCCACGGCGCGCCGGCCACCCCGGATGACCTGGCCAGCCACCAGACCCTGGCCTACACCCACGCCGGCGCGCTGGTGCCCTGGCGTTTTGCCGTCAACGGCCAGGAACGCGCCGTGCACGTGGCCGGCCGCATGCGGCTGGGCAACACGGAGGCACTGCGCGACGCCGCGCTGGCAGGCGAAGGCATCGCCCAGCTGGGCGCCTTCCTGGTGGGCGAAGATCTGCGCGCCGGCCGGCTGACGCCGGTGCTGGAATCCGTGGCGCCTGCCGGCGCGCCAGTCTGCGCGGTCTATCCGCACCGCCGCCACCTGGCGCCCAAGGTGCGGGTCCTGATCGACGCCATCGCCAGCAAATGGAGCGGCGGCGCACCCTGGGCCAGCGATGCAGCGCCGCCACGGCCATAG
- a CDS encoding MarC family NAAT transporter, whose product MIDDLLQLGKLVSLGLALMLPLANPLTSMTLLLSLGQQIPYKERERQVKQAAFYVVGIMVVTYYAGAWIMHTFGISIPGLRIAGGLIVASIGFSMLFPSAPSTASEADVADAQANRQTPNIAFVPLAMPGTAGPGTIAMIISGAATLDASVSQTYAAWVLAVTPILVFSLLGLLFWICLRSAGRIVAVIGQGGVEAISRIMGFLLVCMAVQFVINGVLEIVQQHGGI is encoded by the coding sequence ATGATCGACGACCTGCTTCAACTGGGAAAACTCGTCAGCCTGGGGCTGGCCCTGATGCTGCCGCTGGCCAATCCCCTGACCTCCATGACGCTGCTGCTGTCCCTGGGCCAGCAGATTCCCTACAAGGAGCGCGAACGCCAGGTCAAGCAGGCGGCGTTCTACGTGGTCGGCATCATGGTGGTGACCTACTACGCCGGCGCCTGGATCATGCATACCTTCGGCATCTCGATCCCGGGGCTGCGTATCGCCGGCGGCCTGATCGTGGCCAGCATCGGTTTCAGCATGCTGTTCCCGTCCGCGCCGTCTACCGCGTCCGAAGCCGACGTGGCGGACGCCCAGGCCAACCGCCAGACCCCCAACATCGCCTTCGTGCCGTTGGCGATGCCGGGGACGGCCGGGCCGGGCACGATCGCCATGATCATCAGCGGCGCGGCGACCCTCGACGCGTCGGTGTCGCAGACCTACGCGGCCTGGGTGCTGGCGGTGACGCCCATCCTCGTGTTCTCCCTGCTGGGCCTGCTGTTCTGGATCTGCCTGCGTTCAGCCGGACGCATCGTGGCGGTGATTGGCCAGGGCGGGGTGGAGGCCATTTCCCGCATCATGGGCTTCCTGTTGGTGTGCATGGCGGTGCAGTTCGTGATCAACGGCGTTCTGGAAATCGTGCAGCAGCATGGCGGCATCTAA
- a CDS encoding TetR/AcrR family transcriptional regulator — MHTIPDDTTPRALTSRGEARRERLLEAATQSLLEHGYAQTSIQRIVRQAGGSAATAYQLFGNKEGLLVAVLEHELNGMRAAVFADAMLDQPVGPALHELARRLLSYSVQPKSVALYRLVISESHRLPQLAESLRLAVEMQLHAPLEQCLQRACERGELHIDDPRLAARTLGNLINGIASLARLTGGRAEGPDEDHLATCRYGVDTLLRAFRA, encoded by the coding sequence GTGCACACCATTCCAGACGATACGACGCCGCGCGCGCTGACCAGCCGGGGCGAAGCGCGCCGTGAGCGCCTGCTCGAAGCCGCCACGCAGTCATTGCTGGAACACGGCTACGCGCAAACGTCCATCCAGCGCATCGTGCGCCAGGCGGGCGGATCCGCGGCCACCGCTTACCAGTTGTTCGGCAACAAAGAAGGTCTGCTGGTCGCGGTGCTGGAACATGAATTGAACGGCATGCGCGCAGCGGTGTTTGCGGATGCCATGCTGGACCAGCCGGTGGGTCCAGCCCTGCACGAACTGGCGCGACGTCTCCTGAGCTACTCCGTGCAGCCCAAATCGGTCGCGCTCTACCGCCTGGTCATCTCGGAATCGCATCGCCTGCCGCAACTGGCCGAGTCCCTGCGGCTGGCAGTGGAAATGCAGCTCCACGCCCCTCTGGAGCAATGCCTGCAACGGGCTTGCGAGCGCGGCGAATTGCACATCGACGATCCGCGCCTGGCGGCGCGCACCCTGGGCAACCTGATCAACGGCATCGCCTCGCTCGCCCGGCTGACCGGCGGCCGTGCCGAAGGCCCGGACGAGGACCATCTGGCGACCTGCCGCTACGGCGTGGACACCCTGTTGCGCGCCTTCCGCGCATAA
- a CDS encoding esterase/lipase family protein, translating to MIGLWHAGAKGCAILGLLACAGCAGVKVSSVSTQDYIAQRRGDVLTTGQLSASARESMAVLGLNAQDCRKDRDACTQSLATMEGLDSERRLATLSEVWLMEALATEKQRPATQADQDELLDAYLQTARAAYAYLFFTPRSPSDRAFEDRQTQVRDYYNYAVQQAVTRLFEQYRGRPPEPGTKMTAGAWQVLGEMSDVKLPGGKQFPHELVPASTLTFRGLRSMYRRDGFGAELVAVTARRVNDADTFKTPYSETPFPAVTIIMGFPGDTLEQVMASQEATLAAYDPYKRDTVELAGTTVPLAANFTSGYGLWLARSGFATQALRNVLGKEEGIDAPHVYLLQPYDPDRRTVIMLHGLASSPEAWINVANEVLGDETLRQHYQIWQVYYPTNAPLALNNRAIRDALRQTIEHFDPMGAAQASRDSVIIGHSMGGVLSRLLVSSSGTVLWDALRDHAKLDDTQLAQARAEFDPVLTFDAFPGISRAVFIAAPHRGTPFAENTLSRWLSNLITLPVTVVRQFAKLNRLADADGPPRPESSIRVPNGVDNLSEKDRFVRLTASMPISPAVRYHSIIANHTPGVPLADSDDGLVPYRSAHLDGAESEKIISFSHSVQETPEAILELRRILRLQLEQGAR from the coding sequence ATGATCGGGCTCTGGCATGCCGGCGCGAAAGGCTGCGCGATCCTGGGCCTGCTGGCGTGCGCGGGTTGCGCGGGCGTCAAAGTGTCCTCCGTCAGTACGCAGGATTACATCGCCCAGCGCCGCGGCGATGTGCTTACTACTGGTCAGCTCAGCGCCTCCGCGCGCGAGTCCATGGCCGTGCTGGGCCTGAACGCGCAGGATTGCCGCAAGGACCGCGACGCCTGCACGCAGTCGCTGGCCACCATGGAAGGGCTGGACAGCGAACGGCGCCTGGCCACGCTGTCCGAAGTCTGGCTGATGGAGGCGCTGGCCACGGAAAAGCAGCGCCCCGCGACTCAGGCCGACCAGGACGAGCTGCTGGACGCTTACCTGCAAACGGCGCGGGCCGCCTACGCCTATTTGTTCTTCACGCCGCGCTCGCCCAGCGACCGCGCCTTCGAAGACCGCCAGACGCAGGTGCGCGACTATTACAACTACGCCGTGCAGCAGGCCGTCACGCGCCTGTTCGAGCAGTATCGCGGCCGTCCGCCGGAACCCGGAACGAAGATGACGGCCGGCGCCTGGCAGGTGCTGGGCGAAATGTCCGACGTCAAGCTGCCCGGCGGCAAGCAGTTCCCGCACGAACTGGTGCCCGCGTCGACCTTGACCTTCCGGGGACTGCGCAGCATGTACCGGCGCGACGGCTTCGGCGCTGAACTCGTGGCGGTCACTGCGCGCCGCGTGAACGATGCTGATACCTTCAAGACGCCATACAGCGAAACGCCTTTTCCCGCCGTGACCATCATCATGGGCTTTCCCGGCGACACGCTGGAGCAGGTCATGGCGTCGCAGGAAGCGACCCTGGCGGCCTACGACCCCTACAAGCGGGACACGGTGGAACTGGCCGGCACCACGGTGCCCCTGGCGGCCAACTTCACCTCGGGCTACGGCCTGTGGCTGGCGCGCTCGGGCTTCGCCACCCAGGCGCTGCGCAACGTGCTGGGCAAGGAAGAGGGCATCGACGCGCCGCACGTCTACTTGTTACAGCCCTATGACCCGGACCGGCGCACCGTCATCATGCTGCACGGCCTGGCCAGCAGCCCGGAAGCCTGGATCAACGTCGCCAACGAGGTCCTGGGCGACGAAACCCTGCGCCAGCATTACCAGATCTGGCAGGTCTACTACCCGACCAACGCGCCGCTGGCGTTGAACAACCGCGCCATCCGCGACGCGCTGCGGCAGACCATCGAACATTTCGATCCCATGGGCGCCGCGCAGGCCTCGCGCGACAGCGTCATCATCGGGCACAGCATGGGAGGCGTTTTGAGCCGTCTGCTGGTATCCTCGTCCGGCACTGTGCTGTGGGACGCGCTGCGCGACCACGCCAAGCTCGACGACACCCAGCTCGCCCAGGCGCGCGCCGAATTCGACCCCGTGCTGACTTTTGACGCGTTTCCCGGCATATCGCGCGCGGTATTCATTGCGGCGCCGCACCGGGGCACGCCGTTTGCCGAGAACACTTTGTCGCGTTGGCTGTCCAACCTGATCACGCTGCCCGTGACGGTGGTCAGGCAGTTCGCCAAGCTCAACCGCCTGGCCGACGCCGATGGGCCGCCCCGGCCCGAATCCTCGATCCGGGTGCCCAACGGCGTGGACAACCTGAGCGAAAAGGACCGATTTGTGAGATTGACCGCTTCCATGCCGATTTCGCCGGCGGTGCGCTACCACAGCATCATTGCGAACCACACGCCCGGCGTGCCGCTGGCCGATTCGGACGACGGCCTGGTGCCGTACCGCAGTGCGCACCTGGACGGCGCCGAATCCGAGAAGATCATCAGCTTCTCGCATAGCGTGCAAGAAACGCCGGAGGCGATCCTGGAGCTCAGGCGCATTCTGCGGCTGCAGCTGGAGCAGGGGGCGCGTTGA
- a CDS encoding MFS transporter, whose amino-acid sequence MTRGTSLQDLPTPGSPSASPQAESTGWRAWLGVIAVGMATFCVVTTEMLPVGLFVPITATLDVSVGMGGFMLFVPAILAALFAPLVVLGAKSADRRAILCGLLALLVCANAASAWAPSMPWFLAARVLVGFCIGGIWAVAGGLAGRLVGPGAVGLATSIIFGGVAVASVLGVPLGAFIGELAGWRAAFGVMAALCAGVLLMNLLSLPPLPAAHSLRPRQLLSQLANPGLRLGLLITLFLVAGHFMAYTFVRPLLQIHAAFGESWIGPLLFAYGAAGVAGNFLGGAAAAKRPAATLLAIAASLLLILLLLAMVGQLRPAAVALLLLWGLAYGAVSVSLQTWMMKAAPDAVEAATALFVAVFNLGIAAGSLLGVPSVDALGLRANLWLAAACMLWPALMLARAGWGEMRGAYARKARNRVSTP is encoded by the coding sequence ATGACCCGCGGCACCTCGTTGCAAGACTTGCCCACTCCTGGCTCTCCTAGCGCCTCACCGCAGGCCGAAAGCACCGGATGGCGCGCGTGGCTGGGCGTCATCGCCGTGGGCATGGCGACCTTTTGCGTGGTCACCACCGAAATGCTGCCGGTAGGACTGTTCGTTCCCATCACGGCAACGCTCGACGTCTCGGTGGGCATGGGCGGCTTCATGTTGTTCGTGCCCGCCATCCTGGCGGCGCTGTTCGCGCCGCTGGTCGTTCTCGGCGCGAAGAGCGCCGACCGCCGCGCGATCCTGTGCGGCTTGCTGGCGCTGCTGGTCTGCGCCAACGCGGCCAGCGCCTGGGCGCCCAGCATGCCGTGGTTCCTGGCGGCGCGGGTCCTGGTGGGTTTCTGCATCGGCGGCATCTGGGCGGTCGCGGGCGGGCTGGCGGGCAGGCTGGTCGGGCCGGGCGCCGTGGGACTGGCCACGTCCATCATCTTCGGCGGGGTCGCGGTGGCGTCCGTGCTGGGCGTGCCGTTGGGCGCCTTCATCGGCGAGCTGGCCGGCTGGCGCGCAGCCTTCGGCGTCATGGCGGCGCTGTGCGCCGGCGTGCTGCTGATGAATCTGCTGAGTCTGCCGCCGCTGCCCGCGGCGCACTCGCTGCGGCCGCGCCAACTGCTGTCGCAACTGGCCAATCCGGGCTTGCGGCTGGGCCTCCTGATCACGCTGTTCCTGGTCGCCGGCCATTTCATGGCCTACACCTTTGTCCGACCCTTGCTGCAGATCCACGCGGCGTTCGGGGAAAGCTGGATCGGGCCGCTGCTGTTTGCCTATGGCGCGGCGGGCGTGGCGGGCAACTTTCTGGGCGGGGCAGCGGCTGCGAAACGTCCCGCCGCGACCCTGCTTGCGATCGCGGCCAGCCTGTTGCTGATCTTGCTGCTGCTGGCCATGGTGGGCCAGCTACGCCCGGCGGCGGTCGCCTTGCTGTTGCTGTGGGGTCTGGCCTACGGCGCGGTGTCGGTGTCGCTGCAAACCTGGATGATGAAGGCGGCGCCGGACGCGGTCGAGGCCGCCACCGCGCTGTTCGTCGCAGTGTTCAACCTCGGCATTGCGGCCGGTTCGCTGCTGGGCGTGCCCAGCGTAGACGCGCTGGGGCTGCGGGCCAATCTGTGGCTGGCCGCTGCCTGCATGCTGTGGCCGGCGCTGATGCTGGCGCGGGCAGGGTGGGGCGAAATGCGTGGCGCTTATGCGCGGAAGGCGCGCAACAGGGTGTCCACGCCGTAG
- a CDS encoding CaiB/BaiF CoA transferase family protein, giving the protein MNVEQAKKPDADQAAPGPGAGPLAGVRVLDISTVVAGPFSATLMADLGAEVLKIELPGDGDHIRQLPPHKSGVALWSKVANRNKRGITLDLRQPEGLAILERLLPHYDVLVENFRPGTLDRWGLDMARLRALRPDLIVLRVTGFGQTGPYRSRPGFARIFEAMSGFVNLCGEKDGPPLYPGFPVSDALTGVFGAYAITAALLHRQKHGEGQEIDLSATEAMLRVLDFMPIEYDQLGVARSRQGNLNAYSAPSSVYKTRDDKWVVLAVSAPTVFRRLAHAIGRADLLDDPLFSTNTARIQNRAQIEAIMENWFRAHALGEASDILMRHEVSFSPIYDIADIVADPHFIERQVLVRVEDEELGSVSMQNVVPRFSATPGRIWRTGPGVGQHNDEIYGQELGMSRAQQADLRERNII; this is encoded by the coding sequence ATGAATGTCGAGCAAGCGAAAAAGCCGGACGCGGATCAGGCCGCTCCAGGCCCGGGTGCGGGGCCGTTGGCGGGCGTGCGGGTGCTGGATATTTCCACGGTGGTGGCGGGCCCGTTTTCGGCCACGCTGATGGCGGACCTGGGAGCGGAAGTCCTGAAGATCGAGCTGCCGGGCGACGGCGACCACATACGTCAGTTGCCGCCGCACAAAAGCGGCGTGGCGCTCTGGTCGAAAGTCGCGAACCGCAACAAACGGGGCATCACGCTGGATCTGCGCCAGCCGGAAGGCTTGGCGATACTCGAACGCCTGTTGCCTCACTACGATGTGCTGGTGGAGAACTTCCGGCCGGGCACGCTGGACCGCTGGGGCCTGGACATGGCGCGTTTGCGCGCCTTGCGGCCCGACCTGATCGTGCTGCGCGTGACCGGCTTCGGCCAGACCGGGCCCTACCGGTCGCGGCCCGGCTTTGCCCGGATCTTCGAGGCCATGTCGGGCTTCGTGAACCTGTGCGGCGAAAAGGACGGCCCGCCGCTATATCCGGGCTTTCCGGTGTCCGACGCCTTGACCGGCGTGTTCGGCGCCTACGCCATCACGGCGGCGCTGCTGCACCGGCAGAAGCACGGGGAAGGGCAGGAAATCGATCTTTCCGCCACGGAGGCGATGCTGCGGGTGCTGGATTTCATGCCGATCGAATATGACCAGCTAGGCGTAGCGCGTTCGCGCCAGGGAAATCTCAATGCCTATTCGGCGCCCAGCAGCGTGTACAAGACCCGCGATGACAAATGGGTGGTGCTGGCCGTCAGCGCGCCCACCGTGTTCCGGCGGCTGGCCCACGCCATCGGGCGCGCCGATCTGCTGGACGATCCCTTGTTCAGCACCAATACCGCGCGCATCCAGAACCGCGCCCAGATCGAGGCCATCATGGAAAACTGGTTCCGCGCGCATGCGCTCGGCGAGGCGTCCGACATCCTGATGCGGCACGAGGTCAGCTTCAGTCCCATCTACGACATCGCCGACATCGTGGCGGATCCGCATTTCATCGAGCGCCAGGTCCTGGTGCGCGTCGAGGACGAGGAACTGGGCTCCGTCAGCATGCAGAACGTGGTGCCCCGGTTCTCGGCGACGCCGGGCCGGATCTGGCGGACCGGGCCTGGCGTCGGTCAGCACAACGACGAAATCTATGGGCAGGAACTGGGCATGTCGCGGGCGCAGCAGGCGGACCTGCGCGAGCGCAACATCATCTAG
- a CDS encoding MaoC family dehydratase translates to MTIPLLPPRFSGTFTLSNALHDGYLQAVGGGHPVHSSRDLALQSGFADVPLAGIHVLGASMATFTRQFAGNPMLLLKVETKFLRPAYPGDALGLELELLESAAVAGTPFTGGRYQGYCIDADQQKVLMLDFKIRVALAGSNLSAGAP, encoded by the coding sequence ATGACGATTCCATTGCTGCCGCCGCGCTTCAGCGGCACCTTCACGCTTTCGAATGCGCTGCACGACGGCTACCTCCAGGCGGTCGGCGGCGGCCATCCGGTGCATAGCTCGCGGGACCTGGCCTTGCAATCGGGCTTTGCGGACGTGCCGCTGGCTGGCATCCATGTATTGGGCGCGTCCATGGCGACATTCACGCGCCAGTTTGCCGGCAACCCCATGCTGCTGCTGAAGGTGGAAACGAAGTTCCTGCGTCCGGCATATCCAGGAGATGCGCTGGGACTGGAACTCGAACTGCTTGAAAGCGCGGCGGTCGCCGGCACGCCGTTCACCGGCGGCCGGTACCAGGGCTATTGCATCGATGCGGACCAGCAAAAGGTGCTGATGCTCGATTTCAAGATACGCGTGGCTTTGGCGGGAAGCAACCTTAGCGCTGGCGCGCCGTAG
- a CDS encoding LLM class flavin-dependent oxidoreductase, with protein sequence MLHLNLFIFGCGHHRAAWRHPDSAAERLGDIAYYEELARTAERGKLDAIFFADGQSVDNIGDGPRWYLEPLTAMAAIARATSRIGLISTVSSTFFTPFHAARMVASLDHISGGRMGWNVVTSMFDAEARNHGYESMPGHDWRYARAEEFVDVALKLFDSWDQDALAIDRAGDYGVPARVHKIGHHGEHFLVDGPLTVPRPPQGRPVLFQAGASDQGRDLAARRAEAIYAVAYDLPAAQAYYRDIKRRVLAAGRQDFVPIMPGLVTYVGSTEAEARAKQRELDVLLPSDASLRQLGTFVLQDCSAWELDAPVPALPPLSEFTGPKGRYATILRIIETEKPTVRQLLGRLAAGGGHCTMVGTPEQIADKLEHWYRNEGADGFNLMPPSLPGGIDDFIEHVIPVLQRRGLFRSEYQHSTLRGHLGLEPR encoded by the coding sequence ATGCTGCATCTGAACCTGTTCATCTTCGGCTGCGGCCACCATCGCGCCGCCTGGCGCCACCCCGATTCCGCCGCCGAGCGCCTGGGCGACATCGCCTACTACGAGGAATTGGCGCGCACCGCCGAACGCGGCAAGCTGGACGCCATCTTCTTCGCCGACGGGCAATCGGTCGACAACATCGGCGACGGCCCGCGCTGGTACCTGGAGCCGCTGACCGCCATGGCCGCGATCGCGCGGGCCACCTCCCGCATCGGCCTGATCAGCACGGTTTCCAGCACCTTTTTCACGCCCTTCCATGCGGCCCGCATGGTGGCGTCGCTGGACCATATCTCGGGCGGACGCATGGGCTGGAACGTGGTCACGTCCATGTTCGACGCGGAAGCGCGCAACCACGGTTACGAGTCCATGCCGGGACACGACTGGCGCTACGCGCGCGCCGAGGAATTCGTCGACGTCGCGCTCAAGCTGTTCGACTCCTGGGACCAGGACGCCCTGGCTATCGACCGCGCCGGCGACTACGGTGTGCCCGCGCGCGTGCACAAGATCGGCCATCACGGCGAGCATTTCCTGGTCGACGGCCCGCTGACGGTGCCGCGTCCGCCGCAAGGCCGTCCGGTGCTGTTCCAGGCTGGCGCCTCGGACCAGGGCCGCGACCTGGCCGCCAGGCGCGCCGAAGCGATCTACGCCGTCGCCTACGACCTGCCCGCGGCGCAAGCCTACTACCGCGACATCAAGCGGCGCGTGCTGGCCGCCGGCCGCCAGGATTTCGTGCCCATCATGCCGGGCCTGGTCACCTACGTCGGTTCGACCGAGGCCGAAGCCCGAGCCAAGCAGCGTGAACTGGACGTGCTGCTGCCCAGCGACGCCTCGTTGCGCCAGTTGGGCACGTTCGTGCTGCAGGACTGCTCCGCCTGGGAGCTGGACGCGCCCGTGCCGGCGCTGCCGCCCTTGTCCGAATTCACCGGCCCCAAGGGCCGCTACGCGACCATCCTGCGCATCATCGAGACCGAAAAACCCACGGTGCGCCAGTTGCTCGGACGGCTGGCGGCCGGCGGCGGCCATTGCACCATGGTGGGCACGCCGGAGCAGATCGCCGACAAGTTGGAGCACTGGTACCGGAACGAAGGGGCCGACGGTTTCAACCTGATGCCGCCGTCCTTGCCCGGGGGCATCGACGATTTCATCGAGCACGTGATTCCGGTGCTGCAACGCCGCGGGCTGTTCCGCAGCGAATACCAGCACAGCACGCTGCGCGGACACTTGGGGCTGGAACCCAGGTAA
- a CDS encoding DUF4105 domain-containing protein, protein MAASNPVRRGWLATTGRIAFSLTLIFSGLWGCLALAYRVPGGQVAQGAAALAWAALCLYAVVALWRGRTRRAIWTWLFGMAALCVWWQTLAPSNDRIWADDVARTLRGSVSGSIVTLDSVRNFDWQADTDTRYTARWESQQYNLNELTSVDMVLSYWGSPAIAHTLVSFGFSDGRHVVFSVEIRKERGEQFSEIGGFFKQFELSVIAAQERDILYVRAGPRAERVYRYPVDMPVPAMRELFLSYVRTANELADRPRFYHTVTANCTTLVYAMVRAIVPGLPMDYRILLSGYLPEYLYEQRGLDTGKPLATLRQQAYLGKPALPGPDPVEFSRTIRQPAKAGAAQ, encoded by the coding sequence ATGGCGGCATCTAATCCTGTCCGGCGCGGCTGGTTGGCAACCACCGGGCGCATCGCCTTCAGCCTGACGCTGATTTTTTCCGGCCTGTGGGGCTGCCTGGCGTTGGCTTACCGCGTGCCGGGCGGGCAGGTCGCGCAAGGCGCGGCGGCGCTGGCCTGGGCCGCGCTATGCCTGTATGCGGTCGTCGCGCTGTGGCGTGGACGCACGCGGCGCGCCATCTGGACCTGGCTGTTTGGCATGGCCGCGTTGTGTGTGTGGTGGCAGACGCTGGCGCCCTCCAACGACCGGATCTGGGCAGACGACGTGGCGCGCACGCTGCGCGGCAGCGTTTCCGGATCCATCGTCACCTTGGACAGCGTGCGCAACTTCGATTGGCAGGCCGATACCGATACGCGCTACACGGCGCGCTGGGAAAGCCAGCAATACAACTTGAACGAGCTGACCTCGGTGGACATGGTGCTGTCGTACTGGGGCAGCCCGGCCATCGCCCACACGCTGGTTTCCTTTGGCTTCAGCGACGGCCGCCACGTCGTGTTCTCGGTCGAGATCCGCAAGGAGCGCGGCGAACAGTTCTCGGAGATCGGCGGCTTCTTCAAGCAGTTCGAACTGAGCGTGATCGCCGCCCAGGAGCGCGACATCCTCTACGTGCGCGCCGGGCCGCGCGCCGAGCGCGTGTACCGGTATCCGGTCGACATGCCGGTGCCCGCCATGCGCGAATTGTTCTTGTCGTATGTGCGCACCGCGAATGAACTGGCCGACCGGCCGCGCTTCTATCACACGGTGACGGCCAACTGCACCACGCTGGTCTACGCCATGGTGCGCGCGATCGTGCCGGGCCTGCCCATGGACTACCGCATCCTGCTGTCCGGCTATCTGCCGGAATACCTCTACGAACAGAGGGGGCTGGACACCGGCAAACCCCTGGCCACGCTGCGCCAACAGGCCTACCTCGGCAAGCCCGCCTTGCCTGGTCCGGATCCGGTCGAGTTTTCGCGGACCATCCGCCAGCCGGCGAAAGCGGGGGCCGCGCAATGA